The sequence below is a genomic window from Streptococcus pantholopis.
ACAATAAGATCATACTCATCATCAGCTAAAGCCGTTTGTTTTGTCTGTACTGGTTCAGCAGCTGCTTTAGGGATTTCAAGTCCGGCTGCCTGTAAATCAGCGGCAGCCTGCTTTGCTTCTGCAGGGGCTCCTGCATCATCAACAACTTCGCCTTCAGCACCAATATAACCGATAATTTCTGTGACAGGAACCACTTCACCTGCTTTGCGGGTAATTTTCAAAAGCACGCCTGAGTCTTCAGCTTCTAATTCCATATTGGTTTTATCTGACATGATTTCCAAAAGGATATCACCTTCGTTGACAGAATCGCCTTCTTGTTTTTTCCACTCAATGATTTCGCCTTCCTGCATGTCGACGCCGAGTTTAGGCATAATAATTTCAACAGCCATAATTAAGATCCTAAGGACCGCTCAGTTTTAAAAAACTTCTTTTTTGTCCAGCACGGTTTAAAGCCGATCTCTGACTTCTCGGAGGAGACGTCCGTGGCTTTTGCCCGCGGACAGATGATGAGCGGTCTGTCCTTTCTGTTTTTTATATAAGATACAAAGCCCGTTAAAAGAGCAAAGCAAAAATAGGAAAATTGACGAAGAGTCGTTAAGACTCTAGGAAATTTTATCTTTTTTGCACAGCTCTTAGGGCGTGTTCAGTTCAATAAGATACAAAGCCCGTTAAGAAATCCGTATGAAAATAGGGACAGACGAGCGATGACTTGCATCGCGACGGATGTCATCTTTTTCACTAGGATTTTAGGGTGTGTTCAGTTCAATAATAGACTAAATTAAATCAATAATTCCATTGGGTTTTCTAATAAATTTTTGAGATCGACCATAAATTTGGCACCATTCATGCCATCGACCAGGCGGTGGTCAATGGTCAGGCTCAGTCCCATAATCGGCCGAATAGCCACCTGGCCGTCGAGAACAACTGGAGTCTGAACCGTTGCCGATACACCAAGAATAGCCGAATTAGGCTGATTGATAATCGGATTAAATGATTTTGTCCCAAACATTCCCAAATTGGTAATCGAGAAGGTCGATCCGGACATTTCAGCCGCTTTGAGTTTCCCAGACTGAGCTTTTTTGATGACCTCTTTTGAGGCCACAACAAAGTCTGACAAACTCATTTTATCTGCTCCGTGGACAACAGGAACAATAAGCCCGTCATCTAAACCAACAGCAATACCAAGATTAACAAATTGATGCAGTTCGATTTCCTGTGCGTCGTTGATTAAGGAAGCATTCATATAGCGGTGTTCAGGCTTCATCAAGGTTTTAACAGTCGCCATACCGATCAAATCGGTGAATGTGACCTTAAAGCCTGTTTTGTTCATTATCGGCTCAAGTATCTGTTTGCGCAGTGCCATGAGATTAGTCATGTCAATATCATAATTGAGCGTAAAGGTGGGAGCAGTTAGGTAAGAATGCGTCATGCCTTTAGAAATCGCCTTGCGCATAGCAGACATTTTGATAATTTCAACCCCTTCTGGGAGCTCTGCTTCTTTTTTCTCAACCGCTTTGGCCGGAGCTGCTTCTTCTTTCTGCTCAGCTGACAGAACAGCTAAAATATCGTCTTTTACAATTTTACCATTAACGCCGGTTCCCTTAATAGTGTCAAGTGCGACGCCCTTATCTAAAGCGATTCTGTGAGCAAGTGGAGTTGCTTTAGGCTGGGCAGATTTGAAGTTTTCAACATCTTCCTTATGAATACGACCGTTAGCGCCGGTTCCCGGAACCAATTCAAGCGCCAGACCGAGCGTTTCGGCAGCTTTACGTGCAGCCGGTGTCGCACGGACACTGTTCTCATTGCTGTGAAGCTCTGGAGCAGCCGGAGCTGGGCTGACAGGTTCTTTAACTGCAGTTGTCAGGCCATCTTCTGCCGCCTGATCTTTTTGAGCAGGGACAGAATCCGTCTCAGTCTCTACCGTTTCGCCTTCGGCTCCAATATAGCCGATGACTTCTGTAACCGGAACTACTTCGCCTGCTTTGCGGGTTATCTTTACCAGCACACCCGATTCTTCAGCTTCCAGTTCCATGTTTGTTTTATCTGACATGATTTCAAGAAGAATATCCCCTTCACTGACGGCATCACCTTCCTGCTTTTTCCATTCAATGATTTCGCCTTCTTGCATGTCAACGCCTAGTTTAGGCATTATAATTTCGACAGCCATTTGCATTTCCTTTCATGTGATTTGCTTTTAAAGCCTAGTTCCCTTTGTTTATCATCTTATAGATAGCAGCTTTAATTTTAGAAACATCCGGCAGAATGCCTTGCTCAAGCACACGTGCATATGGTACCGGCACATCCTCTGAAGCCAAGCGTACAATTGGATAATCAAGGTAGTCAAAGGCCTCGCTTTCCGTTACCATCGCTGCAATTTCACCGATAAAGCCGCCGGTTTTATAAGCATCGTTGACAAGCATAAGTTTGCCGGTTTTCTTGACAGAATTAATAATCAATTCTTTATCAAGCGGAATTAGCGTACGCGGATCAACGACTTCAACTTTGATGCCTTCTGCAGCAACTTCTTCAGCTGCTTGCAGCACTCGCTCAAGCATACGTCCGTAAGAGACAATCGTCAAATCAGTCCCCTCACGCTTAATCTCTCCTGTTCCAAGAGGAATATAGAAATCCGGATCTTGACTGACTTCTTCTTTTTTGCCATAAAGTGCCTTAGGCTCCATAAAAATAACAATATTGTTGTCTTGAATGGAAGATTTTAACAGGCCCTTAGCGTCATTGGCATTCCCCGGAGCGACCACCTTTATGCCCGGAATATGTGTCAGCCAAGCTTCCAAAGACTGAGAGTGCTGAGCTGCAGAGCCAATGCCAGATCCGGAAGCAACACGGAAGGTCACCGGTGTTTTTAAACCGCCGCCAAACATATAGTTATTCTTGGCGCCATTATTGACAATGGCATCAAGTGCTATTGTAATAAAATCCATAAAAGTCACATCGACAATCGGACGCAGTCCAGTAATGGCTGACCCGATAGCAGCACCTGCAATAGCTGCTTCCGAAATTGGTGTATCTTTTACGCGTTTTTCACCAAATTCAGCCAGCATTCCGACAGATGTTCCGAAGTCACCTCCGTAAACACCGACATCTTCTCCCATTAAATAAATGCTGTCGTCTTTCCGCATTTCTTCGCTCATTGCAAGATTGACCGCCTCACGCAAGGCCATTAGTTTTGTTTCTGTCATAGTTGATTTTCTCCGAAATAAATAATTTTTAAATAGTGATTACATGGGTTTATTTAGCTTATTTGCCAAAGAGGGAAATGGTCTCTAGTGCCTGAGCCTTAAACGACGGCATCGGCTATTATCAGCAGCTTTAACAAGATGGCAGCAGCACTCTCTAATCGACCCAGACATCCTCAAAAGCTACCGATAAGTCGGGATCTGGACTGTTTTGCGCAAACTCATAAGCATCATCAATTTCTTTGACAACTTGCTCACGGATAGCATCTAATTCTTTAGCATCGGCTATGTTTTCAGAGGTTAAATAATCCCGGTATTTAAGGATTGGATCTTTAGCTTTCCATGTATCGACTTCTTCTTTCGTACGATATTTGCCCGCATCCGCTGTAGAATGTCCAAACCAGCGATAGGACTCAACCTCAACAATTGCCGGCCCCTTGCCGCTCCGAACATAGTCGACAGCTTGACCCATCGTTTCATAAACTGCAATAACATCATTGCCGTCTTCACAGTAGAATCCGGGGATACCGTAAGCTTCAGCCCGTGTATAAAGATGAGGTGTATTGGTAGCTTTAGTGATATCCATAGAGATACCGTACCGGTTGTTGATAATGAAAAAGATTACTGGCAGTTTCCACACCGCTGCCATATTGACAGATTCATGGAAAGACCCTTCATTAGTCGCTCCGTCACCCGAAAAAGCAACAACAATATTGTCAGTTCCTTTATACTGTTGGGTCAAAGCT
It includes:
- a CDS encoding dihydrolipoamide acetyltransferase, which codes for MAVEIIMPKLGVDMQEGEIIEWKKQEGDAVSEGDILLEIMSDKTNMELEAEESGVLVKITRKAGEVVPVTEVIGYIGAEGETVETETDSVPAQKDQAAEDGLTTAVKEPVSPAPAAPELHSNENSVRATPAARKAAETLGLALELVPGTGANGRIHKEDVENFKSAQPKATPLAHRIALDKGVALDTIKGTGVNGKIVKDDILAVLSAEQKEEAAPAKAVEKKEAELPEGVEIIKMSAMRKAISKGMTHSYLTAPTFTLNYDIDMTNLMALRKQILEPIMNKTGFKVTFTDLIGMATVKTLMKPEHRYMNASLINDAQEIELHQFVNLGIAVGLDDGLIVPVVHGADKMSLSDFVVASKEVIKKAQSGKLKAAEMSGSTFSITNLGMFGTKSFNPIINQPNSAILGVSATVQTPVVLDGQVAIRPIMGLSLTIDHRLVDGMNGAKFMVDLKNLLENPMELLI
- a CDS encoding alpha-ketoacid dehydrogenase subunit beta, whose protein sequence is MTETKLMALREAVNLAMSEEMRKDDSIYLMGEDVGVYGGDFGTSVGMLAEFGEKRVKDTPISEAAIAGAAIGSAITGLRPIVDVTFMDFITIALDAIVNNGAKNNYMFGGGLKTPVTFRVASGSGIGSAAQHSQSLEAWLTHIPGIKVVAPGNANDAKGLLKSSIQDNNIVIFMEPKALYGKKEEVSQDPDFYIPLGTGEIKREGTDLTIVSYGRMLERVLQAAEEVAAEGIKVEVVDPRTLIPLDKELIINSVKKTGKLMLVNDAYKTGGFIGEIAAMVTESEAFDYLDYPIVRLASEDVPVPYARVLEQGILPDVSKIKAAIYKMINKGN
- a CDS encoding thiamine pyrophosphate-dependent dehydrogenase E1 component subunit alpha; the encoded protein is MVTLSKEQHLEMYLKMERIREFDMRINKLVRRGFVQGMTHFSVGEEAANVGAVAHLSYDDLIFSNHRGHGQSIAKDMDLNGMMAELAGKVTGVSKGRGGSMHLADFAKGNYGTNGIVGGGYAMAVGAALTQQYKGTDNIVVAFSGDGATNEGSFHESVNMAAVWKLPVIFFIINNRYGISMDITKATNTPHLYTRAEAYGIPGFYCEDGNDVIAVYETMGQAVDYVRSGKGPAIVEVESYRWFGHSTADAGKYRTKEEVDTWKAKDPILKYRDYLTSENIADAKELDAIREQVVKEIDDAYEFAQNSPDPDLSVAFEDVWVD